One Acidobacteriota bacterium genomic window carries:
- a CDS encoding D-aminoacylase → MRCRGAGRGPSVRKSSKAVRRHIFMRGSRLPRKTCAVLAAIVGACALMLSCNHEPAATQKTQPQYDLLITGGHIIDGTGSPWYGGEVAVKDGRIAAVGRLVNATAKRVIDAAGLAVAPGFIDLHTHSEYTLLVDGGGQSKVRQGVTTEIIGEDASAGPFASPNQPDVSKSPRPAGFKRNWETLAQYFDTLQKSGTSLNVASYVGAGQVWMDVIGNVNRRPTPAGMTRMEGLVAQAMQQGAIGLSSGLIYAPNMFESTDDLIRLASVAARYGGIYTSHVRSEGANEPQALAEAIKIGEKARLPVHILHFKITGKPNWGHAIDEIKLINAARERGVEVTADQYPYIAGWTHLEQCLPPRFLEGSLEHRVKLLRDPKVREEIRRDIAHGLPGWTNNEVESTGGWHGVMVSAVMKPEDKQYEGKRMDEVAKMMGTDPVNALCNLLVNEGGTAYGIYFNMSEPDVDLIMQQPWVGIGSDGVAMNPSMAFVGKPHPRCYGTFPRLLGVYVREKHVLTLADAIRKMTSLPAHIAGLKDRGLLAPGMAADITIFNSKSVIDKATFEDPSQYPEGIPYVIVNGVVVIDNGQHTGAKPGQVLYGPGKV, encoded by the coding sequence ATGCGATGCCGCGGCGCCGGTCGAGGGCCGTCAGTCCGAAAATCATCCAAAGCCGTCCGGAGGCATATTTTCATGCGCGGTTCCAGGCTCCCCCGTAAAACGTGTGCAGTATTGGCGGCGATTGTCGGCGCCTGTGCGTTGATGCTTTCCTGCAACCACGAGCCCGCCGCCACCCAAAAGACCCAGCCGCAGTACGACCTGCTCATCACCGGCGGGCACATCATTGACGGCACCGGGAGCCCCTGGTACGGGGGCGAGGTGGCCGTAAAAGATGGCAGGATCGCTGCCGTAGGGCGGCTGGTGAATGCGACCGCGAAGCGCGTGATTGACGCGGCGGGGCTTGCAGTGGCTCCGGGTTTTATCGACCTCCACACGCACAGCGAATACACGCTGCTGGTGGATGGCGGCGGGCAAAGCAAGGTCCGGCAGGGTGTGACTACGGAAATCATCGGCGAGGACGCTTCCGCCGGGCCATTTGCAAGTCCCAATCAGCCGGACGTCAGCAAAAGTCCACGGCCCGCCGGGTTCAAGCGAAACTGGGAGACGCTTGCGCAGTATTTTGACACGCTTCAAAAGAGCGGCACCTCGCTGAACGTTGCTTCCTACGTGGGGGCGGGCCAGGTGTGGATGGACGTAATCGGCAACGTAAACCGCAGGCCGACGCCGGCCGGGATGACGAGGATGGAAGGGCTGGTGGCCCAGGCCATGCAGCAGGGCGCTATCGGGCTTTCCTCCGGGCTTATTTATGCTCCCAACATGTTTGAGTCAACCGATGATCTCATCCGGCTGGCCAGCGTGGCGGCGCGCTACGGAGGGATCTACACCAGCCACGTCCGGAGTGAGGGCGCAAATGAACCTCAGGCCCTGGCCGAGGCAATCAAGATCGGCGAGAAGGCCCGCCTGCCGGTGCACATCCTCCACTTCAAAATTACAGGCAAGCCAAATTGGGGCCACGCGATCGATGAAATCAAACTCATCAATGCGGCCCGCGAACGCGGTGTGGAAGTTACCGCTGACCAGTACCCATATATTGCAGGCTGGACGCATTTGGAGCAGTGCCTGCCGCCCAGATTTCTGGAAGGTTCACTCGAGCATCGAGTCAAACTGCTCAGGGACCCCAAGGTCCGCGAGGAAATCCGCAGAGACATCGCCCACGGACTACCGGGATGGACCAACAACGAGGTGGAAAGCACGGGCGGGTGGCATGGAGTGATGGTGTCTGCCGTGATGAAACCGGAAGACAAGCAGTACGAAGGCAAACGCATGGACGAAGTGGCAAAAATGATGGGCACAGACCCTGTGAACGCTCTCTGCAATTTGCTGGTGAATGAAGGCGGCACAGCGTACGGCATCTACTTCAACATGAGCGAGCCTGACGTGGACCTCATCATGCAACAGCCCTGGGTAGGAATCGGGTCCGACGGCGTGGCGATGAATCCGTCAATGGCGTTTGTGGGCAAGCCCCACCCGCGCTGCTACGGAACGTTTCCGCGATTGCTGGGAGTCTATGTGCGTGAGAAGCACGTGCTGACACTGGCAGACGCCATCCGCAAAATGACTTCCCTGCCCGCGCACATCGCGGGCCTTAAAGACCGAGGGCTGCTGGCACCCGGGATGGCAGCAGACATCACCATCTTTAATTCCAAAAGCGTCATCGACAAAGCTACGTTCGAAGACCCGTCACAATATCCCGAAGGTATCCCGTACGTGATTGTCAACGGCGTCGTGGTGATCGATAACGGCCAGCACACCGGCGCCAAACCGGGACAAGTTCTATACGGCCCGGGGAAGGTGTAA
- a CDS encoding amidohydrolase, with translation MIVNHSRKQMGKSPIKHHGALANSARRRTELKRTAMIAVGFLLVAGIMAGTVLRKQLMASPRPEDVDPQEAADLAALARVEPIDTHAHVFVDSPEYYQMMKDLNLRIVDICVVGRANLPPSQSAEAQFKKAMAVHRGSEGRAGVCTTFNPYLFQKKTFDQDAIKQLNGDFAAGAIAVKIWKNMGMDLRFPSGKYVMPDDPVFEPIYKDITAHNKTMIAHLAEPDSCWMSFEQMGPHNPDYNYYKHNPYWHMYGKPGAPSKAEILQARDHLLEMNPRLRMVGAHLGSMETNVDEIARRFDRYPNFNVDTAARIIYLMKQPREKVRNFLIKYQDRVCYGTDGGIRQANGISEIIRNWKYEYAVSWKYFATDETFEYRGIRSQGLKLPMSVVRKIYHENAARLFPGLIQ, from the coding sequence ATGATTGTCAATCACTCACGCAAGCAGATGGGCAAGTCGCCCATCAAACATCACGGGGCACTGGCCAATAGTGCCCGACGGAGGACGGAGTTGAAACGGACCGCAATGATCGCAGTTGGTTTTCTGCTTGTCGCCGGCATCATGGCCGGAACTGTTTTAAGGAAACAATTGATGGCTTCACCACGCCCCGAGGATGTAGATCCGCAGGAAGCAGCAGACCTGGCGGCGCTGGCCAGGGTGGAGCCAATTGATACGCATGCGCACGTCTTTGTGGATTCGCCCGAGTATTACCAGATGATGAAGGACCTTAACCTGCGCATTGTGGACATCTGTGTAGTGGGCAGAGCCAACCTGCCGCCCAGCCAGTCGGCTGAGGCCCAATTCAAAAAAGCCATGGCGGTGCATCGCGGTTCCGAGGGACGCGCGGGCGTCTGCACCACTTTCAATCCTTACCTGTTCCAGAAAAAGACCTTTGACCAGGATGCGATTAAACAATTGAACGGAGACTTCGCCGCCGGAGCAATCGCGGTGAAAATCTGGAAAAACATGGGCATGGACTTAAGGTTCCCGTCAGGCAAGTACGTGATGCCGGACGACCCGGTCTTCGAGCCCATCTATAAAGACATCACGGCGCACAACAAAACGATGATCGCTCACCTGGCCGAGCCCGATAGCTGCTGGATGTCGTTCGAGCAGATGGGGCCGCACAACCCGGACTACAACTACTACAAACACAATCCCTATTGGCACATGTACGGGAAGCCGGGCGCGCCGTCGAAGGCGGAAATCCTGCAAGCCCGGGACCATCTGCTGGAGATGAATCCGCGCTTGCGCATGGTGGGCGCTCACCTGGGCAGCATGGAAACCAACGTGGATGAAATCGCCAGGCGTTTTGACCGCTATCCAAATTTCAACGTGGATACGGCTGCACGGATCATTTACCTGATGAAGCAGCCGCGCGAAAAGGTTCGGAATTTTCTGATCAAGTATCAGGACCGAGTCTGCTACGGAACGGACGGTGGAATTCGACAGGCCAACGGCATCAGCGAAATTATCAGGAATTGGAAATATGAGTATGCAGTAAGCTGGAAATACTTTGCCACGGATGAAACGTTTGAATACCGGGGGATCAGATCGCAAGGGCTGAAGCTGCCTATGAGCGTCGTCCGCAAGATTTATCACGAAAACGCCGCCCGGTTGTTCCCTGGCCTGATTCAATAG
- a CDS encoding DNA-binding protein — protein MRNFNRLSLAALLTFISMLLLPFAYAQQGPGPGQRARLYNPANETTVRGTVEEIKTVTGRHGWNGTHLTLKTESKTLDVHLGPASFLKEKGFSFVKGDEIEVTGATADFGGSEALIAREVKKGDKTLALRDAQGIPKWSRGWRR, from the coding sequence ATGAGAAATTTCAACCGACTAAGTCTGGCAGCATTGCTGACGTTCATCAGCATGCTGCTTCTCCCATTTGCCTATGCGCAACAGGGACCGGGGCCCGGCCAACGGGCCAGATTGTATAATCCTGCAAACGAAACGACAGTTAGGGGCACCGTCGAGGAAATCAAGACTGTTACCGGGCGTCACGGCTGGAACGGTACCCACCTGACGCTGAAAACAGAAAGTAAAACTCTCGATGTTCACCTGGGCCCGGCATCCTTTTTGAAAGAAAAAGGATTTAGTTTTGTAAAGGGTGATGAGATCGAAGTGACAGGTGCAACAGCCGACTTCGGAGGCTCGGAAGCGTTGATTGCACGCGAGGTCAAGAAGGGTGACAAAACTCTTGCTTTGCGCGACGCCCAAGGTATTCCAAAATGGTCACGCGGCTGGCGTCGCTGA
- a CDS encoding response regulator, translating to MKDKGFALMVHDRADPFQALKPVLRCLGVDTFSVSNCVDAVHLLEQTHPHLLFTDTQLPDGTWIDLVNLADGTAVPACVILVGQSKDPELFQSALNNGAFDFISPPFDPDTISQILSRAMALVRNRREQLSRAAA from the coding sequence TTGAAGGACAAGGGCTTCGCTCTGATGGTTCACGACCGCGCTGATCCGTTTCAGGCGCTCAAGCCGGTGCTCAGGTGTCTGGGCGTTGATACCTTCAGTGTCAGTAACTGTGTAGATGCGGTCCATCTGCTTGAGCAGACCCATCCTCACCTGCTCTTTACGGATACGCAGCTCCCTGACGGTACGTGGATTGACCTGGTCAACCTCGCAGACGGCACCGCCGTTCCTGCGTGCGTAATTCTGGTTGGACAATCGAAGGACCCGGAGCTGTTCCAGTCAGCACTCAATAACGGTGCTTTCGATTTCATTTCTCCCCCATTCGACCCCGACACCATCTCTCAAATCCTCAGTCGGGCTATGGCTCTTGTCCGTAACCGCCGTGAGCAACTCTCCCGCGCCGCTGCCTAG
- a CDS encoding galactose mutarotase: MTSNIRGNATKGLPGLIGLLVVLLTVTGACTPGKQPATETESHETGIQRSVFGKMPDGQEVHLYTLTNSNGMQVAITNYGARIVSILAPDRNGMMADVVLGFDNLPDYMKYNTYFGALVGRYANRIGGAKFALDGKVYHLPVNNGPNSLHGGIKGFDKQFWAAEEVRGEEPSLVMTYSSKDGEEGYPGNMQAKVVYTLTKDNSLKINYSATTDKDTVINLTNHSYFNLAGEGNGDILKQILMINSSKITPVDANQIPTGKIADVAGTPFDFRKPTPIGAHINEDNQQLKIGKGYDINYIIDRNCPGLELAARAYDPGSGRELEVYTTEPGVQFYSGNFLDGSVRGKGGKAYGSRSAFCLETQHYPDSPNHPDFPTTELKSGQTFNQVTVFKFTISSQ, from the coding sequence ATGACAAGCAACATTAGAGGGAACGCCACGAAGGGGCTTCCTGGACTGATAGGTTTACTCGTAGTTCTATTAACCGTAACCGGCGCTTGCACTCCCGGAAAGCAGCCGGCAACTGAGACTGAAAGTCACGAAACTGGAATCCAAAGGAGCGTGTTTGGAAAAATGCCTGACGGACAGGAAGTTCATCTCTATACGCTGACGAACAGCAACGGTATGCAGGTGGCTATCACAAATTACGGCGCAAGGATCGTCTCGATCCTGGCGCCCGACCGGAACGGGATGATGGCCGACGTGGTGCTCGGTTTTGATAACCTCCCGGACTACATGAAGTACAACACCTATTTCGGCGCCCTGGTTGGCCGCTATGCAAACCGGATAGGCGGCGCCAAATTTGCCCTGGACGGAAAAGTCTACCACCTGCCCGTCAACAATGGTCCCAACAGCCTCCACGGAGGTATCAAGGGTTTTGACAAACAGTTCTGGGCCGCGGAAGAAGTCCGGGGTGAAGAGCCTTCGCTGGTAATGACTTACTCGAGTAAGGATGGTGAAGAAGGCTACCCAGGCAATATGCAGGCGAAAGTCGTCTATACCCTGACAAAAGACAACTCTCTAAAGATCAACTATAGCGCGACGACCGACAAGGACACGGTCATCAACCTGACCAACCACTCCTACTTCAATCTGGCTGGCGAAGGAAATGGAGACATCCTGAAGCAGATTTTAATGATTAATTCCAGCAAAATTACACCGGTTGACGCGAACCAGATCCCAACCGGAAAGATTGCGGATGTCGCCGGGACTCCTTTTGACTTCCGTAAGCCCACACCGATTGGAGCGCACATCAACGAGGACAACCAGCAACTGAAGATCGGGAAAGGGTATGACATTAACTACATCATTGACCGCAATTGCCCTGGACTCGAGCTGGCGGCTCGCGCCTACGATCCCGGATCGGGCCGCGAACTGGAGGTATACACCACGGAACCCGGCGTGCAGTTCTACAGTGGCAATTTCCTCGACGGATCGGTCCGCGGAAAGGGAGGCAAGGCATATGGCAGCCGTTCAGCATTCTGCCTGGAAACTCAGCACTATCCAGATTCGCCGAACCACCCGGATTTCCCCACAACCGAACTTAAATCGGGACAAACCTTTAACCAGGTTACCGTCTTTAAGTTCACAATAAGCAGCCAATAG